Within the Ranitomeya imitator isolate aRanImi1 chromosome 8, aRanImi1.pri, whole genome shotgun sequence genome, the region gcTATGAAAGGTACTGATGAAAAGCAGAGCTCAGGCACTATTGAACCATATTTTCATCATatcgaaaaaaacggggtgacaggttccctttaatgcatggCGTTAGTGTAAAACCTTGTGACTTTTGCACCCTTTGCCGGGTGAATTAGCAGCTGGGCCTGTTCTCCACACATTGGCCTCACAGGATGGAGCCCGCCTTGCTCCTGCTGCACAGCAGCACTGCCCTCTCATCATGGGCCCCACAGAGTGGCGAGTGGCTCGGTACCATCCATCACAGTACCCGTATGACACCATAGCTAGTAGGCTGTGTTATCAATAAAGCTAGGCGAAGACAGGAAAAAAATTGCGCCTTTCCAGAAGCTACAGGAAGTGATGTCAGAGGATGGCCGTGGTGTGTGTGCAACTGATGAGGGAGAGCTAGAGCGCAGCAGGCTGCAGGTACGGCTGCTGGGCGAGGACCGCAACCATAGCGGTGACACGATGACGCTCGGAGCGGGCAGTTCCCCGCCTGTGTGAGCTGCGCCTGCGGTGTACGCTCCTGTGTGAAGTGTGTAGCACCAGGACACACGGTGTCGGCGCCGACGTCAGAGGCCTCTGCTGGGACTGAGGGGTGGCTGTACGCCCTGTCCCTGCTGCACATGTGCCCTCTGCCAGCTGTGTAGTACATTGTTTCCTGCAGTGCAGGGTCCCTTCCCTCAACCTAAGGGCTCGTTCAGACCTGCGTGTTATGAGGCCGAGTGTCCGGCAGCACACTGACCTGTAGACTTAGACATGGCTGTCCGCGTGGACCGAGTGCGGTAAATGGACCTGGGATGAGACTGTTCATGTCTCCTGACATACAGTTAACCCCCGATCCCATACAGATCATCCCTATGGCATCCTGATTTTGCAGGTGCATTGCCATTATCCTATGAAACTATGTGATCATGTACATTTTAAACGTTGATGACAATATGGCTGAAAATCATCCTAGCTTTCTGGTGAACTATTTTCACTTGCTCACATGACCCCAGCCTAAATCTGTAGCTCAatgctattttattattattatacatttttatagcgccatttattccatggcgctttacatatgaatcCTTCATGGATCAGGTCCTTTAGTGCACACATGAAGGCTACCATTGGCGCTGTCAGTGTAGCCTTTACTGCAAACATACCTTCCTGCCTCTAGTCTACATGTCTGCAACCAGCAAAAAACTGGAATTAATTCCCCTTCTTTAGCctacatgtgcagtgttgagtggtTTTCTCTTCACTATACGATTTGAGTGACATACCACATGTCTACAACCTAATGCCGCCCTTAATATAAAAAGCTTTAAACCTGAAGACAGGTTGATTTTCTTCTGCCATTACTAATGTGTTCTAATATTGTGTGCAATTGTTTTTGTTATTCAAGGTGCAGGATGGAATTgacatcttaaagggactctgtcggcTCAGAATGACTTCAAACCGAGAACCAAGTCTTACCTCTCAGTGCACCATGGAGAGGCCAATCATTCAAATACACCTTCTCACCTGCCTGTTTTCTCTCAATCTCCAACCCTTTttcattgattgacagctctggcctcAGAGAGCCAtagaagggtggagatagatggaaaaccagCACCTGGGAAGGTGCTCTTGAATGTTTGGCCCGTCATAATGCAACAAGGGCCTGTACTTAGTTTGGacagtcattctgtgccgacagTCTCTTTTCATTGTATGTTTTCTGTTAAAGAAAAAAATTCTCCAGCAGTGGTTGTCATAGGTCACACACAATATGGCACTTCTGAAACACGGAGGGCAGAGTAGATGCTAGGGGGGTGACATACCTGCATCCAGAAGCTACAGAGCACTACTCCCTTGTACAGCCAAGTAACATGCATTGGTTTCAGGGCAATTATCTGTGTACTTTGCATACATGGTTTAGGGGACAGATGTTAAATGAGAATGTGTCTATCATGTTATAGGGGATTTGTCATGGTAAGGTTCTCTTGAGACTAGGACATATCTCTGTATCTATTTAGGTATACCTATCCCTCagctaaggtaccttcacacataacgatattgttaacgatatcgttgctatttgtgacgtagcaacgatatcgttaatgaaatcgttatgtgtgacagcgaccaacgatcagacccctgctgggagatcattggtcgctgaataaagtccagaactttatttcgtcgctggactccctggagacatcgctggatcggcgtgtgtgacaccgatccagcgaggtcttcactggtaaccagggtaaacatcgggtaactaagcgcagggccgcgcttagtaacccgatgtttaccctggttaccatgctaaaagtaaaaaaaaacaaacactagatacttacctaccgctgtctgtcctccagcgctgcgctctgcactcctcctgtactgtctgtgagccggaaagcagagcggtgacgtcaccgctctgctttccggctcccagacagtacaggaggagagcagagaagcagagcgcagcgctggaggacagactgctgtaggtaagtatgtagtgtttgtttttttttacttttagcatggtaaccagggtaaacatcgggttactaagcgcggccctgcgcttagttacccgatgtttaccctggttaccggcatcgttggtcgctggagagcggtctgtgtgacagctctccagcgaccaaacagcgacgctgcagcgattcggatcgttgtcggtatcgctgcagcgtcgctaaaggccccttcacattaagcgacgctgcagcgataccgacaacgatccggatcgctgcagcgtcgctgtttggtcgctggagagctgtcacacagaccgctctccagcgaccaacgatgccggtaaccagggtaaacatcgggtaactaagcgcagggacgcgcttagtaacccgatgtttaccctggttaccatcctaaaagtaaaaaaaaacaaacactacatacttaccttccgctgtctgtccccggtgctctgcttctctgctctcctcctgtactgtctgtgagcacagcggccggaaagcagagcggtgacatcaccgctctgctttccggctgaccgacgctcacagacagtacaggaggagtgcagagcgcagcgctggaggacagacagcggtaggcaagtatgtagtgtttgtttttttttacttttaggatggtaaccagggtaaacatcgggttactaagcgcggccctgctcttagttacccgatgtttaccctggttaccagtgaagacatcgctggatcagtgtcacacacgccgatccagcgatgtctccagggagtccagcgaccaaataaagttctggactttattcagcgaccaacgatctcccagcaggggcctgatcgttggtcgctgtcacacataacgatttcattaacgatatcgttgctacgtcacaaaaagcaacgatatcgttaacaatatcgttatgtgtgaaggggcCTCTAGACTCTATCACAAAGTGAAAGGCTGATCCCATTAAGCTGAGTGGGAGACACTAATTCTTATCTCACTTTTGAAGATCCTGTTTAAGGTACAGTTCAGTGGATACACAGGCATATGTAGGCATCTAGAAGCAATAATAACATCAGTCTTTGTCCTATTGCACGCCCATAGTTATATGTTCTAGTTATATTTTCAAAAATTAAAGTGACAATATggttttttggcctttttttttttattttttttgttttatgtatcTCGGTAACCTGAACCTGTAGTAATTATTTATTAGTATGTATTTCTTGGAATTGTTGTAATATGCATTTCTCTATTTTATTTGTATTGCAGGAAGAGAGAGCTTGGCACCATGCAGTCCTTCCGGGAGCAGAGTAACTACCATGGAAATCCGCCTACTTACCCACCAGAAACTCATGGACCCTCAAGGCTGGAAGAATTCAGCCCCCGACAACAGACTCAAATTTTCCAAGGCAGCTATGGAGGACGTCGTAGTGGGGCAGCGACGCCTAATGCTTCAGCTCCAGGAGAAAACTCTACTCTGCAAAATTACCAAGGTTACCGCAAAGAATCAGGTGATTTCTATTACCTAGGCAGCAAAGAAGCAGACACCACAGGGGGTCAGACACAACAGCGTCGGCTACCTGGACCAGTTCAAAGTTATGGTCCACCCCAAGGGAATAGCAGTACCAGCAGCACTGGCTTCAGCGCTCACTATGGGAGAGAGAGTCACCATAGCCAATTTGCAGGACAGCATTCGTCTCCAGCTGGTCTTTCTCAGTACTCACAGGATTTTCCTGGGTCCTTCTCTCCaggtggtggacagtattcatcacATGTTTCTAGTCAGCAGCTTAGGCATCAACTTTATCAGTCTCATCAACCTATTTCTCAACCTGGTAATTCACCTGCATCCACGGGAGCTTCACATCTGCAGCAGATTCAACGTTCTGCCAATCTCAGTTCTCCTTCTGGATATCCCCTTCGAATAGGGCAGTTTGGTCAACATTATCAGACTTCACCAGGGTCATCATCTAGTTCCTTTCCTCCACAGAGGTTTGGACAATCCGGAACAAACTATGAAGACTACAGCCCTGGAGGTACTAGCACTCCATACGAGAGTCATTTGTCTGGATCCTCTTATGGGAGTCAACCAGGATATAGTAGCTATTCTAGCCAGCACTTAAAAAACTTTGAGGCAACTAAAATGCCTCAAGGAGGAGCTCAGGCTCAGCAGCAGAACCCTTCTCATTTATTGCAGTACTCAAACTCCTCTAAATTACTATCTCAAAACCAAGCTGGCCAGTATAATCAATCTGAAGTTCCTGTACGTTCACCTATGCAGTTCCAGCAGAATTTTAGCCCAATCTCAAATCCTTCTCCAGCTGCTTCTGTAGTACAATCTCCAAGTTGCAGTTCTACGCCATCACCTTTGATGACCAGTGGTGAAAACATTCAGGGTGGTCAAGGAAATGTCCCTCTTCAATCCAGAAATCGTATATTGTCAATGATGCCGCAATTAAGTCCTAACACGCAAACTCCAAGTTTTAAAGGTTATGGTGTAGAAGGTCAACGCGACAAGTGTTTAACAGATCCAGGTTTGAGTAGTCTTAATGCACTCAGCAGCCAGGTTGCCAACCTGCCTAATACAGTTCAACATATGTTGCTTTCTGATGCTTTAGCACCTCACAAAAAAGGTGGTAAACGGACTTCCAGGAAAACGGACAGCTGTGCCAATTCTGAAACCTCATCTCAAGCTGAAGAGCAATTGAAATCGCCAATGGCAGAGTCTTTAGATGGCAGCTGCTCCAGTAGTTCAGGAGATCCAGGTGAAAGGGTAAGACAGCTAAGCGGCCAGAGCACCAGCTCAGAAGCCGGTTATAAGGGACCTCCTTCAGAAAAACAACCGTCACCTGTTCACACTTGGCAGAATGAATCTTTGGGAAAGACTGCTGTTCAGGATATTGATGCAATTTCCGAGCCAGCAGAAAACTTTCAGGAAATTTCCAAGCCAAGTGAAAAGTCAGTTGGAGTTATTGTTTCAACAGAAACTATGGCAAATAGATCAGAGAAGGGAATTGATGAGGCCACAACACTGATAACTAATGATGATAATCTAACACCACAGCCAGAATTGCCTGAAATAGCAAAAGAGGAAGATCCCAAGAATTGTCCAAATGGCCAAAATGGAGAACCTAATCCTGGTGATTCTGTATCAAGTACAGTAGCTAATGTATCTCTATTAGAAACTGACAAATCTCCTGATGAAGCTGGATTTGAATTCAAGGAAGCATCATCTAATTCTCGAAATGCTGCCATTTTACCCCAACAGCCAAAAAATTCAGATACAGGGACGTTTGTTGGGCAAAGTGAAAGGAAAATGGGAAGAAATGAGAAGTATCCAAGCCTTTTGCAGGAAGTCCTTCAAGGACACCATCAACAAGAAAGAAGATATGTAAGAAATGCACAAGAACAACCAACAGTTACTGAAAGTCCTGATGTTCCCTTAAGGCCTAATGTTCTCATGAACCAGACCAATGACCAAGCTAATCGCATCATGCTTGGGAAGACTTTAGCCCCACATTTAGAATCTTCACAATGGGGACAGTGGGATAGAAAACACACATCAGAAATAAGACAAATCAATTTGGCAGATTATTCTAGTACCAGAAAGATTGAGGGAGAACCTCCAGTATCCTGTCATGAACACAGCAGTGGTCCTTCAGAAAGAAGATCTGTTATCTGTGATATCTCCCCACTTAGACATCTTGTGCGTGATTCATCTAGCTCTCATCATGTTGCCTCTAGTCAAGAAAGACCTCAGGAAGGCAGAGCTGGACAGTCTGTTATTTTGGCCAGTGGAATGTTGTCTTTGGAAACGTCAAATAGCCTAAGTGGAGTTGCTAAAGGAGATGAAACAGAGTCTTCAAAGATTCTCAGAAAGCGATCAGGAGACCAATGTCTGCCATACAGCTCAAAAGAATCCCCCAGAGGAAATGCAAGTCCACGATCCATGACATTTGATTCCAACCAAGAATATAGTTCTCATGGTCGTTCATCTAATCCTAAAAGGGGACCCGGGAGAGTAGGAACTCGAGGAAGATCGCCTGCTCAATCTCAAGATCTTAGTGATAAATTAAAATTGTCCCCTGCAAGAAGTCGTGGTTCATCAGAGATTCATCACATGACTTCAATAGGTCTTTCAGAGCGAGCTAGTCGTGAGGCTTTGTACTCTGCTTTCTTCCAGAATGCTGATAACTCTGCCCTTGGTTACCATACTAACTCACGATCAAGTTCTTACGGGGAGCCTCATCCATCATTTACATCATCTTTGCATTACAAAAGACAGATGTACCAGCAAGAGGAATACAAAGAATGGTTGGGAAGCTCTGCTCAAGCAATACTGTCAGCTTCGCAGCATCGTCAGGATGTACAGAGAAAAAGTCCCAGACAGGAGTCCTTTCATGTTCGAAGTCCTGTTAGGAGTGAAAATGAAGGGATTGCATATGGCCAGGCTGGTTCCTTTCATGAACCTGGTAACTTAGATTTTAGTCGCCAGATGCATATATGTGAAAGTGCAACTTCTACTTTAACAGCTGGAGACTTCAAACAAAATATTCAAAAAACTCCTCCAGGAGATTCTGCTGGTTGGCACCTAGGGCGACAGTCTAATGCAAAGAAAGCTGGTTCTCCATCTAGTGCCAATCAAAAGCCATTCAGTCCTGTTCGGGATTCTGAAACACATGGTCATAGATCCAGTGAACCAACTGAACTTTCTAAATCTGGGTGTAGTACTCATCGGCCTTTAGGACCTGAAGAGGTATCTCACCATAACCCTTTAATTATGAGAAGAAAAGTACGTTCATTCATCTCACCTATTCCAAGCAAAAGGCAGTTGTCTGAAGAGAAAGCACGTCCTATTATTGGCCCTTTAAAAGATGGTTCTGACAGAACACTTGGATCACACATTCGATCACCAAGAGGAAATGACAATGAATATTTTTGTGTGACAGAAGAGCAAACCAAGTCTGGTCTTGAGCAAAGGAGCCCCACAGCAGTGACTCTTTCAAGTCCAACCAAGACAAAAATTCTCCCTCCACGCAAAGGAAGGGGTCTTAAGTTGGAAGCCATAGTGCAGAAAATTACATCACCTAATGTTCGGCGTACTGCAGCCCAGAGTATCTCGGAGAGTGTAGTTGAGCCTGTAACACTtgatgatattctgtctctcaagggTAGGAGTTCTGAGGCTAGTAGTTCCATGGAAGAGACAGCTGAAAGAATAGTGGTTACTGTGTCAGACATTTCTAACAGCGAGGATATAAAAATTCAAAGTCTCTCACCAAAGTCTTTTGAAGCTTGGCCTGTTAATGATGACAAACAGATTAAAAAGGAAATTGAAACACAACTTCTAGAAGACAAGGGCCTCCCGCAAGCTGGGCCTGTAATACAGCAGGCACCCAACCATTACTTGGAAATGATGGGAAACTCTCCAGAACAGAAATGCTCGTTGCCACAGATTCAACCTCCTGAgatgactgataaggagaaggtagtAAAATCACCTTTTCCTGTTATCCCCAAGCAAGCTATTATTCCCCCAAAAGGATACTTTCCATCTGGTAAAAAGAAAGGTCGGCCCATTGGTAGTGTCAACAAGCAGaaaaagctgcagcagcagcagcttcaGCAACAGAATGCTCAGCAGCAAGTGCAAGACCTTCAGCAATATCAGTCTCCTATTGCAGCAAGCATGGCACCTCTTTCTCCTCCACAAAAAACACAGCTAATACCAGATCAGGTCTTAGAGTCTGAGCCTAAACCAAAAAGGAGGCGAAGGGAAAGAAGGAAGCAACCTGGAACCACTAGGAGGAGGAGGGGAAAGCAAGCAGCTCCTATTATGGCTCCCATTGAACCAGAGATCAAATTAAAGTATGCCAGTCAAACACTTGACAAAGCAGAGACCAAAACCAAATCCTTTTTCCCTTATATTCATGTAGAAAACAAGGAAGAGTTAGGCTTGTCTTGTATCATTATCAATGCTGAAGAGGAAGAGCAGAGATGGAGAAAAGTATCTTCTGTCCAAAAAGATCAAAGGTCCTCATCCTCACAACCTTCTGAGAGTAAAGCTCTTCCAGTCTCAAGCTTTATGGTACAGGGACCAGCTGTCACAGAATCTGCATCAGTTGGTCACCTTGTCTGCTGTTTCTGTGGAAAATGGGCAAACTACAAAAATCTTGGTGATCTTTTTGGTCCTTTTTATACACAGGAATATGCATCTACTCTGTCCAAAAACCCACCACCCAAAAAATCATCCGAAACCCCCCAAAAAGTGAAGGTTCGACACAAAGATACACTGGATGGTTCTAAGAGTGACtctgatgaagaggaggaggagccacaacaAGCCAGAGAACATCGCAGTTTGTCTGCACATCCCCGTTACAAACGTCGAAATCGTTCTGGAGACTGTGCTTCAAGGCATGCTGTACCTTCTCGTAGAAAAACCACTGATTCTTGTGACCTTGGCTCGTTAGACTCAAGTGGGTTAGTCACTACAGATGGAATCCCTGAGCAAGGATTTCAGATCCCCCAGCTACCTCTTGACAGCAATGAATTCTGGATGCATGAGGCATGTGTCCTGTGGGCCAATGGTGTCTATTTTGTTTGTGGACGATTGTATGGATTGCAAGAGGCTTTTGACATTGCCAGAGAAATGGTAAGTGAGTTAAATGTCATTTTCTCTTGTGTACCATAgtgttttggtttattattttttctctgtacTTTTATTATGAGAAAACTTAGGTACTACTCAAGGGATGAGCAGAGAGAGATGATTGAACTGAGGAGATCTGACagatttgtagggtggttgcggtaGAGCGGGGTCACAGAAGGCCGGGTCGCTGCTGTGGGAGACAGACGTCTGTGGCAGGAGTAGGGTGATGTTGCTGGCTCCGGGGTGGGAGAAGGGGGTATCCCAGCGCTCTGAGGCTGCGGGCCATGGGTTGTCAGAAAATGTCGGCAATGAGCGGAGTCCTCGCGCTTCCCATTGATTTCCCAGCTGTGGGCTTCGGGAAAATGACCACCGGTGGTGgctcatgcgcagattgagatctctgctcCATTGAATGTCTGCTATGGTTTTAATGAAACACCTGTTTTATCAGGaggtgcttaaagggacactgtcacctggatttggagggaacaatcttcagccatggaggcggggtttgggggtttttgattcaccctttccttacccgctggctgcatgctggctgcaatattggattgaagttcattctctgtcctccgtagtacatgcctgcacaaggtgcaatcttgccttgcgcgggcgtgtactacggaggacagagaatgaacttcaatccaatattgcagccagcatgcagccagcgggtaaggaaagggtgaatcaaaaaccccgcctccatggctgaagattgttccctccaaatccaggtgaccgtgtccctttaagaATGACTAGTATACCTACAGCACTGTAGCCTCTACTTTCTCTGATATATGGTATACAGTGGTATAATATCCACTAATGAACTTATAACATAAATTATCATTCTCTAAGTCTGTCTAAACCTTTCAAGACAGTTaaggggaatttgtcaccaggtttttgtcacctaatctgagagcagcatgatgtgcaGACAGAGAACTTGATCCCAGAGATGTAGCACGTATTGGgctgcttagggtaccgtcacacagtgaaattttgatcgctacgacggcacgattcgtgacgttcgagcgatatatctgtgacgttcgagcgatatcgcaatgtctgacacgctcctgcgatcagggaccccgctgagaatcgtacgtcgtagcagatcgtttgaaactttctttcgtcgtctagtgtcccgctgtggcggcatgattgcatggtgtaacatatatcgtatactatgtgcgcatagtaaccaacggcttctacatcgcacatacgtcatgaaattatcgctccagcgtcgtagattgcaaagtgtgacagcagtctacgacgctggagcgatattgttacgacgctggagcgtcacggatcgtaccgtcttagcgatgaaaattgcactgtgtgacggtacccttagtgtagttttgataaaatcactgttttattaggagattattattagaggactagtaaacttacTGCCAAGTAGtcaaatatattaaccccttcccgacctttgacgcagcgtatgcatcatgaaaacctgtgccaatccgacctgtgacgcagcatatgcgtcatggtcggatcgcgctcctgcaggccgggtgaaagggttaactgtaatttcacccgacctgcagggaaaaggggagtggtacttgagcccaggggaggGAGGCTTCGCCCCCCCGGCTACGATCGCtcggattggctgttgaaagtaacgtttcactttcaatcagagcgatagtaatatttcaccaatgaaaattggtgaaatattacaatccagccatggccgatgctgctatAGCattagccatggctggagatcgcgatctgccccctCCATCCTCCGTTCTGTCattgctgtcctccgctcccctctgtccttttgtccactccccccgctgtccgatttacccccctcatacttaccgacctccggtgtccgtccgtctgctctatgggcgccgccatcttccaaaatgacgggcgcatgcgcagtgcacccgccgaatcggccggcagattcgttacaggtacattttgatcgctgtgatagcttctatcacagcgatcaaaataaaaaaaaataa harbors:
- the LOC138647839 gene encoding transcription factor 20-like, whose protein sequence is MQSFREQSNYHGNPPTYPPETHGPSRLEEFSPRQQTQIFQGSYGGRRSGAATPNASAPGENSTLQNYQGYRKESGDFYYLGSKEADTTGGQTQQRRLPGPVQSYGPPQGNSSTSSTGFSAHYGRESHHSQFAGQHSSPAGLSQYSQDFPGSFSPGGGQYSSHVSSQQLRHQLYQSHQPISQPGNSPASTGASHLQQIQRSANLSSPSGYPLRIGQFGQHYQTSPGSSSSSFPPQRFGQSGTNYEDYSPGGTSTPYESHLSGSSYGSQPGYSSYSSQHLKNFEATKMPQGGAQAQQQNPSHLLQYSNSSKLLSQNQAGQYNQSEVPVRSPMQFQQNFSPISNPSPAASVVQSPSCSSTPSPLMTSGENIQGGQGNVPLQSRNRILSMMPQLSPNTQTPSFKGYGVEGQRDKCLTDPGLSSLNALSSQVANLPNTVQHMLLSDALAPHKKGGKRTSRKTDSCANSETSSQAEEQLKSPMAESLDGSCSSSSGDPGERVRQLSGQSTSSEAGYKGPPSEKQPSPVHTWQNESLGKTAVQDIDAISEPAENFQEISKPSEKSVGVIVSTETMANRSEKGIDEATTLITNDDNLTPQPELPEIAKEEDPKNCPNGQNGEPNPGDSVSSTVANVSLLETDKSPDEAGFEFKEASSNSRNAAILPQQPKNSDTGTFVGQSERKMGRNEKYPSLLQEVLQGHHQQERRYVRNAQEQPTVTESPDVPLRPNVLMNQTNDQANRIMLGKTLAPHLESSQWGQWDRKHTSEIRQINLADYSSTRKIEGEPPVSCHEHSSGPSERRSVICDISPLRHLVRDSSSSHHVASSQERPQEGRAGQSVILASGMLSLETSNSLSGVAKGDETESSKILRKRSGDQCLPYSSKESPRGNASPRSMTFDSNQEYSSHGRSSNPKRGPGRVGTRGRSPAQSQDLSDKLKLSPARSRGSSEIHHMTSIGLSERASREALYSAFFQNADNSALGYHTNSRSSSYGEPHPSFTSSLHYKRQMYQQEEYKEWLGSSAQAILSASQHRQDVQRKSPRQESFHVRSPVRSENEGIAYGQAGSFHEPGNLDFSRQMHICESATSTLTAGDFKQNIQKTPPGDSAGWHLGRQSNAKKAGSPSSANQKPFSPVRDSETHGHRSSEPTELSKSGCSTHRPLGPEEVSHHNPLIMRRKVRSFISPIPSKRQLSEEKARPIIGPLKDGSDRTLGSHIRSPRGNDNEYFCVTEEQTKSGLEQRSPTAVTLSSPTKTKILPPRKGRGLKLEAIVQKITSPNVRRTAAQSISESVVEPVTLDDILSLKGRSSEASSSMEETAERIVVTVSDISNSEDIKIQSLSPKSFEAWPVNDDKQIKKEIETQLLEDKGLPQAGPVIQQAPNHYLEMMGNSPEQKCSLPQIQPPEMTDKEKVVKSPFPVIPKQAIIPPKGYFPSGKKKGRPIGSVNKQKKLQQQQLQQQNAQQQVQDLQQYQSPIAASMAPLSPPQKTQLIPDQVLESEPKPKRRRRERRKQPGTTRRRRGKQAAPIMAPIEPEIKLKYASQTLDKAETKTKSFFPYIHVENKEELGLSCIIINAEEEEQRWRKVSSVQKDQRSSSSQPSESKALPVSSFMVQGPAVTESASVGHLVCCFCGKWANYKNLGDLFGPFYTQEYASTLSKNPPPKKSSETPQKVKVRHKDTLDGSKSDSDEEEEEPQQAREHRSLSAHPRYKRRNRSGDCASRHAVPSRRKTTDSCDLGSLDSSGLVTTDGIPEQGFQIPQLPLDSNEFWMHEACVLWANGVYFVCGRLYGLQEAFDIAREMICAHCQEPGATLGCFNKGCACCYHFPCAMDSECLLNEENFTVRCPKHKTKTIKGVSAEPPEQG